A window of the Parvularcula bermudensis HTCC2503 genome harbors these coding sequences:
- a CDS encoding sensor histidine kinase: MAPTAFPIRRSLPERNSLLREYAAHYGRALRRRQSDVTLRAAKIEAELAYQARGAFLASMNHELRTPLNAISGFAGLLKELGPGGIEPEQQATYLDYILQSSDLLLSHINTILEIADAESGGAKLSRRAIDLVDLLTQIVSSRKAEAPGSSLDIDVPERLPPVNADPDKIAAAVGHLVSFLLPEEGEGRMRLTVRQGVAGKSARWIYVSLDSPDAVHGEAEIEEALRVFDHIHEGLYRRFDPAKLGLAIAKSYIELNGGRFNYSVPSDHGLRVRFALPLAEGAHAETYERLAS; this comes from the coding sequence ATGGCGCCGACCGCGTTTCCGATCAGACGATCCCTCCCTGAACGGAATTCCTTGTTAAGGGAGTATGCCGCCCATTACGGTCGCGCCCTCCGCCGCCGTCAGTCGGATGTCACCTTGCGGGCCGCGAAGATTGAGGCGGAACTGGCCTATCAGGCGCGGGGCGCCTTCCTCGCCTCTATGAACCATGAGCTTCGCACGCCATTGAATGCGATCTCCGGATTTGCAGGCTTGTTGAAGGAGTTAGGGCCGGGCGGGATCGAGCCTGAACAACAGGCCACCTATCTCGACTACATCCTACAGTCCTCGGATCTTTTGCTCTCCCATATCAATACGATTTTAGAGATTGCCGATGCCGAAAGCGGCGGTGCCAAGCTTTCAAGGCGGGCGATCGACCTTGTCGATCTCCTCACGCAAATCGTTTCATCGAGAAAGGCAGAAGCGCCGGGCTCGTCGCTCGACATCGATGTTCCCGAGAGATTGCCGCCGGTAAATGCCGATCCCGATAAAATTGCCGCGGCGGTCGGTCATTTGGTGTCGTTCCTCCTGCCCGAAGAGGGGGAGGGACGGATGCGACTCACCGTAAGGCAGGGCGTGGCGGGGAAGAGCGCGCGCTGGATATACGTTTCCCTGGATAGTCCCGATGCGGTCCATGGAGAGGCGGAGATCGAGGAGGCCTTGAGGGTGTTCGACCATATTCATGAGGGGCTGTATCGCCGCTTCGATCCGGCGAAACTCGGCCTGGCCATCGCCAAGAGCTATATCGAATTGAATGGGGGGCGGTTCAATTATTCCGTTCCCAGCGACCACGGATTACGTGTGCGGTTCGCCCTCCCGCTCGCCGAAGGGGCCCATGCAGAGACCTATGAAAGATTGGCGTCGTGA
- a CDS encoding cation:proton antiporter — translation MGEYIVLAVTLIGILGIGAQWLAWRTNMPAIVLMSIAGLIIGPLFGILRPEEQFGDFYRPIISIAVAVILFEGGLQLKFSELRGLGRGVGQIVFIGGPLAWLFGAIAGHYVAGLDWPTAILFAGIMIVTGPTVIIPLLRQAKLSTRPSALLKWEGIINDPIGALAAVITYEFVITQYGESLPAFQVFGSLFVGTILCVVWGVLIGLGLAEVFRRGWAPEYLKAPILLSAVLLAFEMANLLQEEGGLLAVTAMGVAMANSKMPSINQIRHFKETIAVLLVAGVFVLLTANLTPQILGQIDLKIMFFVGVMLFVVRPAAIFLATIGTELKWSERALVAWIAPRGIVAVAVSGLFAASMGPDSGFEEGGLMVPLAFAMVFATVVLHGFTIAPLGKLLGLASDAPPGVLIVGASPWSIELAKKIHDLDVPVLVTDPNYRALRGARNAGIPTYYGEILSEVSEHHIEFVRYGHLLALSGNEAHNSLVCTDLAPELSHNSTYQLSAGGKDDSRTSVSFALQGRSFLSDKMGLEDLLQRHWAGWKFQFTRLSEAFPPESYLEQLDDEAIIVMVQRRQGLTFQTAESPIRLQPGDRVLSYVPPEKESRKANAPVDAEGKSEEVRQIEQRKEEVIDDVTP, via the coding sequence ATGGGTGAGTATATTGTTCTGGCGGTGACGCTCATCGGCATTCTGGGCATTGGCGCCCAGTGGCTGGCCTGGCGCACCAACATGCCCGCGATCGTTCTGATGTCGATCGCCGGTCTCATCATCGGACCGCTATTCGGTATTCTGCGCCCTGAGGAACAATTCGGCGATTTCTATCGGCCGATCATTTCAATCGCGGTGGCGGTCATTTTGTTTGAGGGCGGATTGCAACTCAAGTTCAGTGAGTTGCGGGGGCTTGGCCGCGGGGTTGGTCAAATCGTGTTTATCGGCGGGCCGCTTGCCTGGCTGTTCGGCGCGATTGCCGGGCACTACGTTGCCGGGCTCGATTGGCCGACGGCGATACTCTTTGCGGGTATCATGATCGTGACCGGGCCGACGGTCATCATTCCTCTGCTTCGCCAGGCCAAGTTGTCGACCCGACCTTCCGCTCTGTTGAAATGGGAAGGCATCATCAATGACCCCATCGGGGCGTTGGCGGCGGTCATCACCTATGAATTCGTCATCACTCAATACGGAGAATCTCTTCCCGCCTTCCAAGTATTTGGGAGTTTGTTCGTCGGCACCATTCTGTGCGTCGTGTGGGGGGTGCTCATCGGATTGGGGCTCGCTGAAGTCTTTCGCCGCGGCTGGGCGCCTGAATATCTCAAGGCGCCGATTTTGTTGTCCGCCGTGCTTCTTGCGTTTGAGATGGCCAATCTGCTGCAGGAGGAAGGGGGGCTTCTTGCGGTCACGGCGATGGGGGTGGCCATGGCCAACTCCAAAATGCCCTCGATCAATCAGATCAGGCATTTCAAGGAAACGATCGCGGTCCTTCTGGTGGCTGGGGTCTTTGTTCTGCTGACCGCCAACCTGACCCCGCAAATCCTGGGGCAAATCGACCTTAAAATCATGTTCTTCGTGGGGGTGATGCTCTTCGTGGTGCGGCCCGCCGCGATTTTCCTCGCGACCATCGGGACGGAACTCAAATGGTCCGAACGCGCCCTGGTGGCCTGGATCGCGCCGCGCGGGATCGTGGCTGTCGCCGTTTCAGGGCTGTTTGCTGCCTCGATGGGGCCGGATAGCGGCTTTGAAGAGGGGGGGCTGATGGTGCCCCTGGCCTTTGCCATGGTGTTCGCGACGGTCGTTCTGCATGGTTTCACCATCGCCCCCTTGGGCAAGCTTTTGGGACTGGCCAGCGACGCCCCGCCCGGGGTGCTCATCGTGGGCGCGTCGCCTTGGTCGATCGAATTAGCAAAGAAGATCCACGATCTCGACGTGCCGGTCTTGGTCACCGACCCCAATTACCGCGCCTTGCGCGGCGCTCGGAATGCGGGGATTCCCACATATTATGGCGAGATCCTGTCGGAGGTCTCCGAGCATCACATTGAGTTTGTGCGCTATGGCCATCTTCTGGCGCTGTCTGGGAACGAGGCGCATAATTCGCTTGTCTGCACCGACCTCGCGCCTGAATTAAGCCATAACTCGACCTATCAATTATCCGCAGGCGGTAAAGACGACAGCCGGACCTCGGTCTCATTCGCGCTCCAGGGGCGCAGTTTCCTGTCGGACAAAATGGGGCTTGAGGATCTCTTGCAGCGTCATTGGGCAGGGTGGAAATTCCAATTCACCCGCCTGTCCGAGGCCTTTCCGCCGGAGAGTTACCTTGAACAACTCGACGATGAGGCCATCATCGTCATGGTGCAGCGTCGCCAGGGGCTGACCTTCCAAACGGCCGAAAGCCCGATTCGCCTTCAGCCGGGGGACCGTGTCCTTTCCTATGTCCCGCCGGAAAAAGAGAGTCGTAAAGCCAACGCCCCTGTCGACGCGGAGGGCAAATCAGAAGAAGTCCGTCAGATCGAACAACGGAAGGAGGAGGTGATCGACGACGTCACCCCTTAA
- a CDS encoding enoyl-CoA hydratase: protein MYETIETAKDDAVLVVTLNRPDALNALNAQLMAELSDALKQAEGDNAVGAIVITGSEKAFAAGADIKEMASGEFATMYLEDKVSSGFDQINRCRKPIIAAVAGYALGGGCELAMACDFILAADTAKFGQPEITIGAIPGAGGTQRLARSVGKAKAMELCLTGRMMAADEAERCGLVSRVVPAADLNSEAIETAKKIAGFSRPVTLMVKEAVNRAFETSLQEGLLFERRSFHAVFALEDQAEGMAAFVEKRKPAFKNK, encoded by the coding sequence ATGTACGAAACGATCGAGACAGCTAAGGACGACGCGGTATTGGTCGTGACGCTGAACCGACCAGACGCGCTGAACGCCTTGAACGCGCAGCTCATGGCCGAACTCAGCGACGCGCTCAAACAGGCCGAGGGTGACAATGCCGTCGGGGCGATCGTGATCACCGGATCGGAAAAGGCCTTCGCCGCCGGCGCGGACATCAAGGAAATGGCCTCTGGTGAGTTCGCCACCATGTATCTTGAGGATAAGGTCAGCTCCGGCTTCGATCAGATCAATCGGTGCCGCAAACCGATCATTGCGGCGGTCGCCGGCTATGCGCTTGGCGGCGGATGCGAACTGGCCATGGCGTGCGATTTTATCCTTGCCGCGGATACGGCCAAATTTGGCCAGCCCGAGATTACGATCGGTGCCATCCCCGGGGCCGGCGGCACCCAGCGCCTGGCGCGCTCGGTGGGGAAAGCCAAGGCCATGGAATTATGCCTCACCGGTCGCATGATGGCGGCGGACGAGGCAGAGCGATGCGGGCTCGTCTCGCGCGTGGTTCCCGCCGCAGACCTCAATAGCGAAGCGATTGAAACGGCGAAAAAGATCGCCGGTTTCTCCCGGCCGGTGACCTTGATGGTGAAAGAAGCGGTCAATCGCGCCTTCGAAACCTCCCTCCAGGAGGGGCTGTTGTTTGAGCGGCGGAGCTTCCATGCTGTGTTTGCTCTCGAAGATCAGGCGGAGGGCATGGCCGCCTTTGTGGAGAAACGGAAACCGGCCTTCAAGAATAAGTGA
- a CDS encoding calcium/sodium antiporter, which translates to MVIDLILIGVGITILLVAGDFLVRGAVGIATRLGIPSLLIGLTIVAFGTSAPELVVSINAVVTGDNGIAVGNIVGSNIANVFLVLGLPALISAISLSGPGLGRHGSVMLAATAGFAFAVYGWGQLDTAIGIFFLLAIALYVVAIVVAAMRPGTAPPPVVDGDVSVSAEEAQSFKPILLTLIGLVGLPIGANLLVTSGATLAMDLGVREELVGLTLIAFGTSLPELATVIAAARKAEASVAVGNVIGSNIFNILFVGGAMGVFGTTVFSDPGTKIYDVPAMVVAALALAIPLYLRMTITRTVGILFILAYIAYIVIISVKAAPGGALL; encoded by the coding sequence ATGGTCATCGACCTGATCCTGATCGGCGTCGGCATAACGATTCTGCTCGTCGCCGGCGATTTTTTGGTACGCGGCGCGGTGGGAATCGCAACGCGTCTCGGTATTCCGAGCCTTTTGATCGGCCTGACGATCGTTGCCTTCGGAACGTCGGCGCCCGAACTCGTGGTATCGATCAATGCGGTGGTGACCGGCGATAACGGGATCGCGGTGGGGAATATCGTTGGCTCCAACATCGCCAATGTCTTTTTGGTGCTCGGGCTGCCGGCGCTGATCTCTGCGATCAGTCTTTCCGGACCAGGGCTCGGTCGCCACGGGTCTGTGATGTTGGCGGCGACGGCGGGCTTTGCCTTTGCTGTCTATGGGTGGGGACAGCTCGACACCGCCATCGGGATTTTCTTTCTCCTGGCCATCGCCCTTTACGTGGTGGCCATCGTCGTTGCGGCGATGCGGCCCGGCACCGCCCCTCCCCCCGTTGTGGACGGCGATGTCAGTGTGAGCGCCGAGGAGGCGCAAAGCTTCAAGCCGATCCTCCTGACCCTCATTGGCCTGGTCGGTCTTCCGATCGGCGCCAATCTGCTCGTCACGAGCGGCGCGACCCTGGCCATGGATCTGGGCGTTCGCGAAGAATTGGTGGGCCTTACCCTCATCGCCTTCGGCACCAGCCTGCCTGAGCTCGCAACGGTGATCGCGGCCGCCCGCAAAGCCGAGGCCAGCGTGGCGGTGGGCAATGTGATTGGCTCCAACATTTTCAATATTTTGTTCGTCGGCGGCGCCATGGGGGTCTTCGGGACCACGGTGTTCTCGGACCCGGGGACAAAGATTTACGATGTGCCGGCGATGGTCGTCGCCGCCCTCGCCCTCGCCATCCCGCTCTATCTCAGGATGACGATCACCCGTACGGTCGGCATCCTCTTTATCCTCGCCTATATCGCCTATATCGTCATCATATCGGTCAAGGCCGCGCCTGGGGGAGCTCTCCTGTGA
- a CDS encoding SDR family oxidoreductase — protein sequence MRRVLVTGSAKRLGAAMAKHLTAHGWHPIIHYRSSEAAAQRLADDLGTVAVQADLAAPESAPRLIEEAVARSGGPLIGLVNSASIFEHDRPETVTSEALLSHYQANTVSPLLLARAFAEQVQEGHTGAIVNILDQKLWNPHPDHFSYTLSKSALHHATVLMAQGFAPRVRVCGVAPGYTLPAPGESQEDFESKATKVNPLGRRLTPDDIAASVRFCLENPALTGISIVTANGEHLVPTERDVSMRIDL from the coding sequence GTGAGACGCGTTCTGGTCACCGGGAGCGCCAAGCGACTCGGTGCCGCCATGGCCAAGCATCTCACTGCCCATGGCTGGCATCCGATCATCCATTATCGGTCCTCCGAAGCCGCGGCCCAGCGTCTTGCCGATGATCTGGGGACGGTGGCGGTGCAAGCCGATCTGGCAGCGCCCGAATCAGCCCCCCGCCTTATTGAGGAGGCTGTGGCCCGCTCAGGCGGGCCCTTGATCGGGCTCGTCAACTCTGCCTCGATTTTTGAGCATGACCGGCCCGAAACTGTGACGAGCGAGGCCCTGCTGTCGCACTATCAAGCCAATACGGTGTCGCCCCTCCTCCTGGCCCGGGCGTTTGCCGAGCAAGTGCAGGAGGGCCACACCGGCGCCATCGTCAACATCCTCGATCAAAAGCTCTGGAATCCGCACCCGGATCATTTCAGCTACACGCTGTCGAAATCGGCGCTCCACCACGCGACGGTGCTCATGGCCCAGGGTTTCGCGCCGAGGGTGCGTGTTTGCGGCGTCGCCCCGGGCTATACTCTCCCAGCCCCCGGCGAGAGCCAGGAGGATTTTGAGAGCAAGGCGACGAAGGTCAATCCTCTCGGCCGCCGGTTGACGCCCGATGACATCGCCGCCAGCGTCCGCTTTTGCTTGGAGAACCCCGCGCTTACGGGAATCTCGATCGTCACCGCCAATGGCGAGCATCTGGTCCCCACCGAACGGGATGTTTCTATGCGGATCGACCTGTGA
- a CDS encoding dihydroneopterin aldolase translates to MIILPPLSQGTYAVFAEDLRLEMRLGVYPEERSPQPVRIDTVVIARRLGRGDGIEDVIDYNHLRDDALNLAEERHFGLQETFCETLIARLRMRPGVLGVIVETRKLTAFADIAAIGCHMERIDPDALAR, encoded by the coding sequence GTGATTATTCTGCCGCCCCTTAGCCAGGGGACCTATGCCGTCTTTGCCGAGGATCTGCGCCTTGAGATGCGCCTTGGGGTCTATCCCGAAGAGCGCTCACCGCAACCCGTTCGCATCGACACAGTGGTGATCGCCCGTCGTCTGGGTCGCGGCGACGGCATTGAGGATGTGATCGATTACAATCATTTGCGCGACGATGCCCTCAACCTTGCCGAGGAACGTCATTTCGGTCTCCAGGAGACCTTTTGCGAGACGCTGATCGCCCGTCTCAGAATGCGGCCCGGGGTTCTTGGGGTGATTGTGGAAACCCGCAAGCTGACCGCCTTCGCCGACATCGCGGCCATCGGCTGCCACATGGAACGGATCGACCCCGACGCTCTTGCCCGCTGA
- a CDS encoding 6-pyruvoyl trahydropterin synthase family protein, with product MTFLRDASPFPDFGMYYQSYSFFFEAAHELGEMKPEDSAHLYAEIHGHSFEVTVTLAAATIEPEGWIMDFAELKAACETVRGLLDHRLLNRIEGLSRPTLERLADFIIERLSPDLPALSEVEIARPSLNERLRRVR from the coding sequence GTGACCTTTTTGCGGGATGCGTCCCCCTTTCCGGACTTCGGCATGTACTACCAATCCTATAGCTTCTTCTTTGAGGCCGCGCATGAATTGGGGGAGATGAAGCCTGAGGATTCTGCGCATCTTTACGCCGAGATTCACGGTCACAGTTTCGAAGTGACCGTGACGCTCGCCGCAGCCACCATCGAGCCCGAAGGGTGGATTATGGATTTCGCCGAGCTGAAAGCGGCGTGTGAGACCGTTCGGGGCCTCCTCGATCACCGACTGCTGAATAGGATCGAGGGCCTGTCCCGTCCCACCCTTGAGCGGTTGGCGGATTTCATTATCGAGCGGTTGAGCCCCGATCTGCCGGCCTTATCGGAAGTGGAAATTGCCCGTCCCTCCTTGAACGAACGCTTGCGGCGCGTCCGCTGA
- a CDS encoding M28 family metallopeptidase — MRSMFFLFPLLLVAACGGADAPSAPDPVDTLAVPSLDDEEETAVPMDVATAPPTEGAPSLPDIEEATLRGALSVLASDAFNGRAPASSGGEKTRKYLIDQMEQIGLTPANDGDWEQKVGLVEQAIIPSQSSLSFSLPTGTDWQTEYGEETMYWTKRVQRTVSFDESEVVFVGFGIVAPEYGWNDYEGLDVEGKTVVMLVNDPGFYQQDEAFNGRAMTYYGRWTYKYEEAARQGAAAALIVHETAPAAYGWGVVSGSWSGPQLDLERQDKGMNRVALEGWLSLDAANRLFEAAGHSYEDLKQRALSPDFRAIPFDGVSAEGTLKNVINRNESANIAGMIEGTERPDEMILYIAHWDHLGAGFSGTDGDQRDTIHNGAVDNATGTAGLLAIAESFANAEVPPERSLLFLAVTAEESGLLGSAYFADDPFVPLDQIVGGINMDAIQPTGPAHDLLVIGYGASELEDILKTVADDYGKRLRPDDAPEKGYFYRSDHISLAKTGVPMIYVDQGVDLIEGGEEAGRAFVQDYIDNRYHKPADEYDTAWRVDGLAEVFTILRDVGVVLAYGEDWPNWYEGNEFRSLRDAQRTETAD; from the coding sequence ATGCGATCAATGTTCTTCCTCTTCCCGCTCTTGCTCGTCGCCGCGTGTGGCGGGGCCGATGCGCCCTCCGCCCCTGACCCGGTCGACACATTGGCGGTACCGAGCCTCGATGATGAGGAAGAAACGGCCGTTCCGATGGATGTCGCCACCGCTCCCCCCACCGAAGGCGCGCCCAGCCTGCCCGATATTGAGGAGGCAACCCTAAGAGGCGCGCTCTCGGTTCTCGCCTCCGACGCGTTCAACGGCCGGGCCCCAGCATCGAGCGGCGGAGAAAAGACCCGCAAATATCTCATCGATCAGATGGAACAGATCGGCCTAACCCCCGCCAATGACGGCGACTGGGAGCAAAAGGTCGGTCTGGTGGAGCAGGCGATCATTCCTTCGCAATCCTCGCTGAGCTTCTCCCTTCCGACCGGCACCGATTGGCAAACCGAATATGGCGAGGAGACGATGTACTGGACCAAGCGCGTCCAGCGGACGGTCTCCTTCGATGAGAGCGAGGTCGTCTTTGTCGGTTTTGGGATCGTCGCGCCCGAATATGGGTGGAATGACTATGAGGGCCTGGACGTCGAGGGCAAGACGGTGGTCATGCTGGTCAACGATCCTGGCTTTTATCAACAGGATGAGGCGTTTAACGGTCGCGCCATGACGTATTACGGTCGCTGGACCTATAAATACGAAGAAGCGGCCCGGCAGGGGGCGGCCGCGGCCTTGATCGTCCATGAAACGGCGCCCGCAGCCTATGGATGGGGGGTTGTCTCAGGCTCCTGGTCGGGGCCGCAACTCGACCTCGAACGCCAGGATAAGGGCATGAACCGCGTTGCCCTCGAAGGCTGGCTCTCCCTCGACGCGGCGAACCGCCTTTTTGAGGCGGCCGGTCATTCCTATGAAGATCTCAAGCAGCGCGCCCTTTCTCCCGATTTTAGGGCGATCCCCTTTGACGGCGTGTCCGCCGAGGGCACGCTCAAAAATGTGATCAATCGTAATGAGTCGGCCAATATCGCCGGCATGATCGAAGGTACCGAGCGACCGGACGAGATGATCCTCTATATTGCCCATTGGGATCATCTCGGCGCGGGCTTTTCAGGCACCGATGGCGATCAACGCGACACCATTCACAATGGGGCCGTTGATAACGCCACCGGGACCGCGGGCCTCCTGGCGATCGCCGAGAGCTTCGCCAATGCCGAAGTGCCGCCCGAACGGTCCCTGCTGTTCCTGGCCGTGACAGCCGAAGAATCCGGCCTCCTTGGATCCGCCTATTTCGCCGATGATCCCTTTGTGCCGCTCGATCAGATTGTGGGGGGAATCAATATGGACGCAATTCAGCCCACAGGACCGGCCCATGATCTGTTGGTGATCGGCTATGGGGCCTCGGAGCTCGAGGATATTCTTAAGACCGTCGCCGACGATTATGGGAAACGCCTGCGCCCTGATGACGCGCCTGAAAAAGGGTATTTCTATCGCTCGGACCACATCAGCCTCGCCAAGACAGGGGTGCCGATGATCTATGTCGACCAGGGGGTCGACTTGATTGAGGGCGGCGAGGAAGCAGGCCGCGCCTTTGTCCAGGACTATATCGACAATCGCTATCACAAGCCCGCCGACGAATATGACACGGCGTGGCGGGTTGACGGTCTGGCGGAGGTTTTCACGATCCTCCGGGATGTTGGGGTGGTTCTGGCCTATGGCGAGGACTGGCCCAATTGGTATGAGGGAAATGAATTCCGCAGTCTTCGGGATGCCCAACGCACCGAAACTGCCGACTGA
- the cobS gene encoding cobaltochelatase subunit CobS, with product MTDLPETSLPEAPDTTVSAREAFGLDVDLDVPAFSQTTPYVPPRDETYRFDPQTTLAILAGFRHNRRVMIQGYHGTGKSTHIEQVAARLNWPCIRINLDSHVSRIDLIGKDAIVLKDGKQVTEFKEGILPWAFQNPVALVFDEYDAGRPDVMFVIQRILEAEGRLTLLDQNRVLTPNPFFRLFATTNTIGLGDTTGLYHGTQQINQGQMDRWSIVATLNYLEHDEETSIIVGKLPEYQTTEGQQTIDKMVRVADMTRNALMNGDISTVMSPRTVINWAQNAEIFGDVGYAFRVTFLNKCDELERPLVAEFYQRAFGQNLPETLSLINVA from the coding sequence ATGACTGACCTCCCCGAAACGTCTCTGCCCGAGGCGCCTGACACGACTGTTTCGGCCCGCGAGGCCTTTGGTCTCGACGTTGATCTCGACGTCCCGGCATTTTCGCAAACGACCCCTTATGTCCCGCCAAGGGACGAGACCTATCGCTTCGATCCCCAAACGACCCTCGCCATTCTGGCGGGATTTCGGCACAATCGGCGGGTGATGATCCAGGGCTATCACGGCACGGGAAAATCAACGCATATTGAGCAGGTCGCCGCCCGCCTCAATTGGCCCTGTATCCGGATCAATCTGGACAGCCATGTCAGCCGGATCGATCTGATCGGCAAGGATGCCATTGTCTTGAAAGACGGCAAGCAGGTGACGGAGTTCAAGGAGGGCATTCTGCCTTGGGCTTTCCAAAATCCCGTGGCTCTCGTGTTCGACGAATATGACGCCGGCAGACCGGACGTGATGTTTGTCATTCAGCGTATATTGGAGGCCGAAGGTCGTCTCACCCTGCTCGATCAGAACCGGGTGCTGACCCCCAACCCGTTTTTCCGCCTTTTTGCGACAACAAATACAATCGGTCTCGGCGATACGACGGGTCTCTATCACGGCACTCAGCAGATCAATCAAGGGCAGATGGACCGGTGGTCCATCGTCGCCACCCTCAATTATCTCGAGCATGACGAAGAGACATCGATCATCGTCGGCAAGCTACCGGAATATCAGACGACAGAAGGTCAGCAAACGATCGACAAAATGGTCCGGGTTGCGGACATGACACGCAATGCGCTGATGAACGGTGACATCTCAACGGTGATGTCGCCAAGGACAGTCATCAATTGGGCGCAAAACGCTGAAATTTTCGGCGATGTCGGATATGCCTTCCGCGTGACGTTCCTCAACAAATGTGACGAGCTGGAGCGGCCTTTGGTGGCTGAATTCTATCAGCGGGCATTCGGTCAAAATTTGCCCGAGACCCTCTCTCTGATCAATGTGGCATAA
- a CDS encoding pyridoxamine 5'-phosphate oxidase family protein translates to MTEHDLPSLYDHLWARLERATFEGKDPWRWPMLATASPAGGPAGRIVVLRKISRAETTLTIYTDTRSEKVHQIEAIARAALVFFDPTSMEQLRATGTVSLLKEGDRWRSLWDEIREGQDTDYRRRSAPGTPIPSPSAAASTPDGPPHFAVIDLHVDHFDWLSIDRDGHRRAHLFPSTGKRQATWVVP, encoded by the coding sequence ATGACAGAGCACGACTTGCCTTCTCTCTATGATCATCTTTGGGCGCGACTGGAAAGGGCGACCTTCGAAGGGAAGGATCCCTGGCGCTGGCCCATGCTCGCCACGGCCTCCCCCGCGGGCGGCCCGGCTGGGCGAATTGTGGTGTTGAGAAAAATCTCACGCGCTGAAACGACACTGACCATCTACACTGATACCCGAAGCGAAAAGGTCCATCAGATCGAGGCCATCGCCCGCGCCGCGCTGGTGTTCTTTGACCCAACCTCAATGGAGCAGCTGCGGGCTACGGGCACAGTCTCCCTCCTGAAGGAAGGGGACAGGTGGCGATCATTGTGGGACGAGATTCGCGAAGGTCAAGATACTGATTACCGAAGGAGAAGCGCTCCGGGCACACCTATTCCCTCCCCTTCGGCGGCGGCAAGTACGCCCGATGGCCCGCCCCATTTCGCCGTCATCGATCTTCACGTCGACCATTTCGATTGGCTATCGATCGACAGGGATGGTCATCGGCGCGCGCACCTCTTCCCCTCAACGGGCAAGCGCCAAGCCACTTGGGTGGTTCCCTGA
- a CDS encoding DUF3299 domain-containing protein, with protein MNLQLLAFSLFVVAELAGFRGAASGPGEGSAASQQAVRVLEWDDLLPEGEEDRLDRMYADYYRELERRMKGSQAPLSSAAGPIGNIGGSIGGIEEGSSFDVMPQIGTYDTVSELDGRTVRLPGFVVPFDFDAKGRLRNFLFVPYFGACIHTPPPPPNQIVYVEGETSISVDDIWVPYWAEGVLHAKRNENDIGNAAYTLVLRKLEPYEG; from the coding sequence ATGAACCTTCAACTCCTCGCTTTCTCCCTCTTCGTTGTTGCAGAGCTAGCCGGTTTCCGGGGGGCCGCCTCAGGCCCGGGGGAAGGGTCGGCGGCATCTCAGCAGGCTGTTCGCGTCCTTGAGTGGGATGACCTCTTGCCTGAGGGCGAAGAGGACCGACTCGATAGAATGTATGCGGATTATTATCGTGAGCTTGAGCGGCGAATGAAGGGGAGCCAAGCCCCATTGTCGTCGGCGGCGGGGCCGATCGGCAATATTGGCGGATCCATCGGCGGCATTGAAGAGGGGTCTTCTTTCGACGTCATGCCGCAAATCGGCACCTACGATACGGTCAGTGAACTCGACGGCCGAACCGTCCGGTTACCAGGCTTCGTCGTGCCTTTCGATTTTGACGCCAAGGGACGGCTGAGAAATTTTCTGTTCGTACCCTATTTCGGCGCCTGTATTCACACACCGCCGCCGCCGCCGAACCAGATCGTCTATGTCGAGGGGGAAACGTCGATCTCGGTTGACGACATTTGGGTACCCTATTGGGCAGAAGGCGTTCTTCACGCCAAGCGAAACGAGAATGACATCGGCAACGCAGCGTATACGCTCGTTCTCCGCAAGTTGGAGCCGTATGAGGGCTGA
- a CDS encoding DUF2796 domain-containing protein: MRPIFLFISSLALASHAHAGSDPHHAHNHGHAELAVISQGQELVLELRADLADLVGAERAPTTPEEAAALRALHGDFRTGEPPFHLSDRANCVPQSATSEGGYAHLIMLDDADGAAGDEQSDEAHDEHMVTARWTWDCAHPDRLQRIDVTMFERFPAVVEIEVVVLTDDAQMGDKLAPKNAILRMP, from the coding sequence ATGCGACCGATCTTCCTATTCATATCAAGCTTAGCGCTTGCGTCGCACGCCCATGCCGGATCGGACCCTCACCATGCCCACAACCACGGGCATGCGGAACTCGCTGTCATCTCCCAGGGACAAGAGCTGGTGTTGGAGTTGAGGGCCGATCTTGCCGATCTTGTGGGGGCCGAACGCGCACCGACGACACCGGAGGAGGCGGCCGCGTTGCGTGCGCTGCACGGAGATTTTAGGACCGGAGAGCCGCCCTTCCACCTCTCCGATCGAGCAAATTGCGTCCCCCAATCGGCGACCTCCGAGGGGGGATATGCTCACCTGATTATGTTGGATGATGCCGACGGGGCGGCCGGGGACGAGCAGTCAGATGAGGCGCATGACGAGCATATGGTGACGGCTCGTTGGACGTGGGACTGCGCGCATCCGGACCGGCTGCAACGGATCGACGTCACGATGTTCGAGCGGTTTCCTGCAGTCGTCGAAATCGAGGTCGTTGTTCTCACCGACGATGCCCAGATGGGGGATAAACTGGCGCCCAAAAATGCGATATTGCGCATGCCATGA